Sequence from the Candidatus Polarisedimenticolia bacterium genome:
GGGTCGCAATCTGCTCGCGAAGCCTCGCCCGCGTGGAGGCGGCGGCCCGCGAGATCGAATCCACGACGGGCGGCAAGATCCTGCCCTTCGCGGCCGACGTGACCGACGGCAAAGCGCTCGACGCAATGCTGGAGAAGCTCCGCGGCCAGTGGGGAGCCCCGGACATCCTGGTGAACAACTCGGGCGGGCCACCGCCGGGGAATTTCCAGGACACTCCGGAATCGGCGTGGGAGCCGGCCTACCGGCTCACCCTGGAAGCACCGGTGGCCCTCTGCCGCAAGGTCCTTGCCGGCATGAAGGAAAAACGCTGGGGACGCATCGTGACGATCACGTCGCTCACCGTGAAGCAGCCCGCGGAAAATCTGCTGCTGTCCAACACCTACCGCACCGGGCTGACCGCCTTTCTCAAGACGCTCGCCGGCGAAGTCGCGCCCTTCGGGATTACAGTGAATTGTGTCTGTCCCGGCTACACCGAAACGGAGCGGCTCGACGAGCTTGCGGAGAACCTGGCGGCCAAGCGCGGCGTCATGCCGGCCCAGGTCCGGGAGGAATGGAAGAAGGCGATCCCCGTGGGACGCCTGGGGAAGCCGGAAGAAATCGGCGATCTGATCGCTTACCTCGCCTCCGACAAGGCGGGCTACATTACGGGCGTCTCCATCCTGGCGGATGGGGGCCACATTCGGGCGCTTGTATGACGGGTGTCGATTTGTGGGATGATTATCTCCACACAAAACGACCCAACAGGAGGAGAGTCTGGTGAAAGCAGGAACGCTGAAGGAGCGGATTGATCGTTTGAAGAAGAAGCTGGCTTCCGGCGGC
This genomic interval carries:
- a CDS encoding SDR family oxidoreductase yields the protein MDLGIQGKIAIVCGASAGLGKATAAALAREGARVAICSRSLARVEAAAREIESTTGGKILPFAADVTDGKALDAMLEKLRGQWGAPDILVNNSGGPPPGNFQDTPESAWEPAYRLTLEAPVALCRKVLAGMKEKRWGRIVTITSLTVKQPAENLLLSNTYRTGLTAFLKTLAGEVAPFGITVNCVCPGYTETERLDELAENLAAKRGVMPAQVREEWKKAIPVGRLGKPEEIGDLIAYLASDKAGYITGVSILADGGHIRALV